From the genome of Erythrobacter litoralis, one region includes:
- a CDS encoding electron transfer flavoprotein subunit beta/FixA family protein, translating to MKILVPVKRVIDYNVKPRVKPDGSGVDLANVKMSMNPFDEIAVEEAIRLKEAGKAEEVVAVSIGPGKAQETLRTALAMGADRAILVETDEEVEPLAVAKILKAIAEEEQPGLIMLGKQSISDDSNQTGQMLAALMGRPQGTFANTVEVDGDAVTVKREIDGGLETVKLTMPAIVTTDLRLNEPRYASLPNIMKAKKKPLDTKTPADFGVDIAPRLTTTNVAEPPVRQAGEKVEDVAALVDKIKALGIA from the coding sequence ATGAAGATCCTCGTCCCCGTCAAACGGGTGATCGATTACAACGTGAAGCCGCGGGTCAAGCCCGATGGCTCGGGCGTCGACCTCGCCAACGTCAAGATGAGCATGAACCCCTTCGACGAAATCGCCGTCGAGGAAGCGATCCGCCTGAAAGAGGCCGGCAAGGCCGAGGAAGTCGTCGCCGTCTCGATCGGCCCGGGCAAGGCGCAGGAAACGCTCCGCACCGCGCTCGCCATGGGCGCCGACCGCGCGATCCTCGTCGAGACCGATGAAGAGGTCGAACCGCTCGCCGTGGCCAAGATCCTCAAGGCGATCGCCGAGGAGGAGCAGCCCGGTCTGATCATGCTCGGCAAGCAGTCGATCAGCGACGATTCGAACCAGACTGGTCAGATGCTCGCCGCCCTTATGGGCCGTCCGCAGGGCACCTTCGCCAACACGGTCGAAGTCGATGGCGATGCCGTCACCGTCAAGCGCGAGATCGACGGCGGTCTGGAAACGGTCAAGCTGACCATGCCCGCGATCGTCACCACCGACTTGCGCCTGAACGAGCCGCGTTACGCTTCGCTGCCCAACATCATGAAGGCGAAGAAGAAGCCGCTCGACACCAAGACGCCGGCCGATTTCGGCGTCGACATCGCGCCGCGTCTCACCACGACCAACGTCGCCGAGCCGCCCGTGCGGCAGGCCGGTGAAAAGGTCGAGGACGTCGCCGCGCTGGTCGATAAGATCAAGGCGCTCGGCATCGCCTGA
- a CDS encoding DUF6265 family protein, whose protein sequence is MVKTVWLAALAALSMVGTAKAEEPMETRLAEEGAQPARAALEQVEWLIGQWKGAGIGGAPALESWLPAAGRTMVGIFVQQGEDGEVRFTEHLHLIEEEGSLVLRLKHFNADLTGWEEKDDMVTFRLAEIEPCAAYFHGLTLRCADPEKPGEGLVAAVRMQSGGELVFHYEPIEPDRAG, encoded by the coding sequence ATGGTGAAGACGGTTTGGCTGGCGGCGCTCGCTGCGCTGTCTATGGTCGGAACGGCGAAGGCCGAGGAGCCGATGGAAACGCGGCTGGCGGAGGAAGGCGCGCAGCCGGCCCGGGCAGCGCTCGAACAGGTGGAGTGGCTGATCGGTCAGTGGAAGGGGGCCGGGATCGGCGGCGCGCCCGCACTCGAAAGCTGGCTGCCGGCGGCAGGGCGAACCATGGTCGGCATCTTCGTCCAGCAGGGCGAGGACGGCGAGGTTCGCTTCACCGAGCACCTGCACCTGATCGAGGAGGAAGGCTCGCTCGTACTCCGGCTCAAGCATTTCAACGCCGACCTCACCGGGTGGGAGGAAAAGGATGACATGGTCACCTTCCGCCTCGCCGAGATCGAACCCTGCGCGGCCTATTTCCACGGCTTGACGCTGCGCTGCGCGGATCCCGAAAAGCCGGGCGAGGGTCTGGTCGCGGCGGTGCGGATGCAGTCCGGCGGAGAACTGGTCTTCCATTACGAGCCGATCGAACCGGACCGCGCCGGATAG
- the sucC gene encoding ADP-forming succinate--CoA ligase subunit beta codes for MNVHEYQAKELLKAHGIAVPEGHAALSVEEAVAAAKKLPGPLYVVKAQIHAGGRGKGKFKELPEDAKGGVRLAKSLEEVESHAREMLGNTLVTVQTGAEGKQVNRLYVTDGVDIAKEYYFSLLVDRASGRVAMVASTEGGMDIEAVAHDTPEKITTITIDPAQGFMPHHARALAFGLKLEGDLNKQAQRLAKQLYDAFMATDAAMLEINPLVETEDDKLTVLDAKMSFDSNALFRHKDIAEMRDETEEDPSEVEASEYDLAYIKLDGNIGCMVNGAGLAMATMDIIKLNGAFPANFLDVGGGATTEKVTAAFKIILKDPAVEGILVNIFGGIMKCDVIANGIVQAAKDVNLQVPLVVRLEGTNVEAGKEILDNSGLAIVSADDLGDAARKIVAEVKQAA; via the coding sequence ATGAACGTCCACGAATACCAGGCCAAGGAACTCCTCAAAGCCCATGGCATCGCCGTGCCAGAGGGGCACGCCGCGCTCAGCGTCGAGGAAGCGGTGGCTGCGGCGAAGAAGCTGCCCGGGCCACTTTACGTGGTGAAGGCGCAGATCCATGCCGGCGGCCGCGGCAAGGGCAAGTTCAAGGAACTGCCCGAGGACGCCAAGGGCGGCGTTCGCCTCGCCAAGAGCCTTGAGGAAGTCGAGAGCCACGCGCGCGAAATGCTCGGCAACACGCTCGTCACTGTCCAGACCGGCGCGGAAGGCAAGCAGGTCAATCGCCTCTACGTCACCGACGGGGTCGACATCGCCAAGGAATATTATTTCTCGCTGCTGGTCGACCGCGCGAGCGGGCGCGTCGCGATGGTCGCCTCAACCGAAGGCGGGATGGACATCGAGGCGGTCGCGCATGACACGCCGGAAAAGATCACCACGATCACGATCGATCCCGCGCAGGGCTTCATGCCCCACCATGCGCGTGCTCTCGCCTTCGGGCTCAAGCTGGAAGGCGATCTCAACAAGCAGGCGCAACGCCTCGCCAAGCAGCTTTACGACGCCTTCATGGCGACCGACGCCGCGATGCTCGAGATCAACCCGCTGGTCGAAACCGAAGACGACAAGCTGACCGTGCTCGACGCCAAGATGAGCTTCGATTCGAACGCGCTGTTCCGTCACAAGGACATCGCGGAAATGCGCGACGAGACCGAGGAGGACCCTAGCGAGGTCGAGGCGAGCGAATACGACCTCGCCTACATCAAATTGGACGGGAACATCGGCTGCATGGTGAACGGCGCCGGGCTCGCCATGGCGACGATGGACATCATCAAGCTGAACGGTGCCTTCCCGGCGAACTTCCTCGACGTGGGCGGCGGCGCGACGACCGAGAAGGTGACGGCCGCCTTCAAGATCATCCTCAAGGACCCGGCGGTCGAGGGCATCCTCGTCAACATCTTCGGCGGCATCATGAAGTGCGACGTGATCGCGAACGGCATAGTGCAGGCGGCCAAGGACGTGAACCTGCAGGTCCCGCTGGTGGTCCGGCTCGAAGGCACCAATGTCGAGGCCGGCAAGGAAATCCTCGACAATTCGGGCCTCGCCATCGTCAGCGCCGACGATCTTGGCGATGCGGCGCGCAAGATCGTCGCCGAGGTAAAGCAGGCGGCGTGA
- a CDS encoding 3'(2'),5'-bisphosphate nucleotidase CysQ, with protein MIDKARFTQIVREAGRIAHARWPGAGHALSSWDKSPGNPVSEADLEVDRFLKRELLRLLPSAAWLSEETADDKRRTRSGLIWEVDPIDGTRDFVRGRSGWAVSVALVSSGRPLIGMLVAPARREEWCAVAGQGATLNDAPLTASARKDFEGARVPADHLQAEDSMLVAVEKPNSIALRIAMVADDRADLVATLRWGFEWDVAAATLIAREAGAQVSDAFGRPLDYNKHDPRDFGVLVCAPGIHEAAVKHLAKRAEQLR; from the coding sequence GTGATAGACAAGGCCCGTTTCACACAGATCGTCCGCGAGGCGGGCCGGATCGCCCATGCCCGCTGGCCGGGCGCGGGCCATGCCCTGTCGAGCTGGGACAAGTCGCCCGGCAATCCGGTGAGCGAGGCGGATCTGGAGGTAGACCGTTTCCTCAAGCGCGAATTGCTGCGCCTGCTTCCTTCCGCGGCGTGGCTTTCGGAAGAGACCGCCGACGACAAACGGCGCACCCGCAGCGGTCTGATCTGGGAAGTCGATCCGATCGACGGGACGCGCGATTTCGTGCGCGGGCGTAGCGGCTGGGCGGTCTCGGTGGCGCTGGTAAGCTCGGGCCGCCCGCTTATCGGAATGCTGGTCGCCCCTGCGCGGAGAGAGGAATGGTGCGCGGTCGCGGGGCAGGGGGCAACGCTCAACGACGCGCCGTTGACCGCCAGCGCCCGCAAGGATTTCGAGGGCGCGCGCGTTCCCGCCGATCACCTTCAGGCCGAGGATTCGATGCTGGTCGCGGTCGAGAAGCCCAATTCGATCGCGCTGCGGATCGCGATGGTGGCCGATGACCGTGCGGACCTCGTCGCGACCCTGCGCTGGGGCTTCGAATGGGACGTCGCCGCCGCGACCCTGATCGCGCGCGAGGCCGGGGCGCAGGTCAGCGATGCCTTTGGCCGCCCGCTCGATTACAACAAGCATGACCCGCGCGATTTCGGAGTGCTCGTGTGTGCGCCGGGGATTCACGAAGCGGCAGTGAAGCATCTTGCCAAGCGGGCAGAGCAGCTACGCTGA
- a CDS encoding OmpA family protein codes for MKVSRILLSGTAALALIGTSGCVTDPNTGERKASRTAIGAGIGGTLGYLLGGAIGGDAARIIGAGIGGSAGAVIGKQYDDQIRELDELTEGTGVEVEEVGDQEAILLRMPDGVTFATGSAQINPGFYDTLNAVAQNLVNYPNSLIDVYGFTDTTGSDALNQRLSEQRAQAVADYLAARGVARSRLATQGYGEQYDYLRVKTADGVAEPLNRRVEIKIIPISQDDVNAARGN; via the coding sequence ATGAAAGTATCACGCATCCTTTTGTCGGGCACCGCCGCCCTCGCTCTCATCGGGACGAGCGGCTGCGTCACCGATCCCAATACCGGCGAACGCAAGGCCTCGCGCACTGCAATCGGGGCGGGGATCGGCGGCACGCTCGGTTACCTCCTCGGCGGAGCCATCGGCGGCGACGCGGCGCGCATCATCGGCGCGGGCATCGGCGGCTCGGCCGGCGCGGTGATCGGCAAGCAATATGACGACCAGATCCGCGAACTCGACGAACTGACCGAAGGCACCGGTGTCGAGGTCGAGGAAGTCGGCGACCAGGAGGCGATCCTGCTGCGCATGCCAGACGGCGTGACCTTCGCGACCGGTTCGGCCCAGATCAATCCGGGCTTCTACGACACGCTGAACGCGGTCGCACAGAACCTCGTCAACTATCCCAACAGCCTTATCGACGTGTACGGCTTCACCGACACGACTGGCTCGGATGCGCTCAATCAGCGCCTCTCCGAACAGCGCGCACAGGCAGTCGCCGATTACCTCGCCGCGCGGGGCGTCGCGCGCAGCCGTCTTGCGACACAGGGTTATGGCGAGCAATACGACTACCTGCGGGTCAAGACCGCCGACGGCGTGGCCGAACCGCTCAATCGCCGGGTCGAGATCAAGATCATCCCGATTTCGCAGGACGACGTGAACGCCGCGCGCGGGAACTGA
- a CDS encoding hemolysin family protein, protein MTPFPWPDLLIIAGLIVLNGVFAMSELAIVSARTSTLKARRDEGSTSAGIAIALAADPGKFLSTVQIGITLIGILAGAYSGASLGLPVAERLAFLGVPADIAEELGFTLVIALTTYFTVVVGELVPKQLALRAAVPISLVMARPMDWLSRIGAPLVWVLDKSSAAVIALFGITSKGQSSVTSDELRMILAEATRSGVIEVEQHQILTGVVRLAERPVREMMTPRTEVDWIDADADRAQIRAVIADSPHSVLPVAEGSPDAILGLVKVREVLARMVEGEKVSIREMIRRAEVVPDQLDAMDALRVLQSADIALALVHDEYGHFEGVVTPVDLLTAIAGDFASDRDEGDSPQVVERSDGSLLVSGALSADALADRLGLEYGEDREFGTAAGYVLSVLKKLPVEGEAFTDQGWRFEVVDMDNRRIDKLLVSRVEEREDS, encoded by the coding sequence GTGACACCCTTTCCCTGGCCAGACCTTCTGATCATCGCCGGGCTGATCGTGCTCAATGGCGTCTTCGCGATGTCCGAACTCGCGATCGTCTCGGCCAGGACATCCACGCTCAAGGCCCGCCGCGACGAGGGCTCTACCAGCGCCGGCATCGCGATCGCGCTGGCGGCCGATCCGGGCAAGTTCCTCTCGACCGTGCAGATCGGGATCACCCTGATCGGAATCCTCGCAGGCGCCTATTCGGGCGCGAGCCTCGGCCTGCCGGTGGCCGAGCGGCTCGCCTTTCTGGGAGTGCCGGCCGATATCGCGGAGGAACTGGGCTTCACCCTGGTGATCGCGCTGACGACCTATTTCACCGTGGTCGTCGGCGAACTCGTTCCCAAGCAGCTCGCCCTGCGCGCGGCGGTCCCGATCTCGCTCGTCATGGCGAGGCCGATGGACTGGCTCTCGCGCATTGGCGCCCCGCTCGTGTGGGTGCTCGACAAGTCGTCGGCAGCGGTGATCGCCCTTTTCGGTATCACTTCAAAGGGGCAGTCGTCGGTGACTTCGGACGAATTGCGCATGATCCTCGCCGAGGCGACGCGTTCGGGCGTGATCGAGGTCGAGCAGCACCAGATCCTCACCGGTGTCGTGCGGCTGGCCGAACGGCCCGTGCGCGAAATGATGACGCCGCGCACCGAAGTCGACTGGATCGACGCCGATGCCGACCGCGCGCAGATCCGCGCCGTCATCGCCGACAGCCCGCATTCGGTCCTGCCGGTCGCCGAAGGCTCGCCCGATGCGATCCTCGGCCTCGTCAAGGTGCGCGAGGTTTTGGCCCGGATGGTCGAGGGAGAAAAGGTCTCGATCCGCGAGATGATCCGCCGGGCCGAAGTCGTGCCCGATCAGCTCGACGCGATGGATGCATTGAGGGTCCTGCAATCGGCGGATATCGCGCTTGCGCTGGTGCACGACGAATACGGCCATTTCGAAGGCGTTGTGACACCCGTCGACCTCCTCACCGCGATCGCGGGCGATTTCGCGAGCGATCGGGACGAGGGAGACAGCCCGCAGGTGGTGGAACGCTCGGATGGCTCGCTGCTGGTGTCGGGCGCGCTTTCGGCGGACGCGCTCGCCGACCGGCTCGGCCTCGAATATGGAGAGGACCGCGAATTCGGGACCGCTGCGGGCTATGTCCTGTCGGTGCTCAAGAAGCTGCCGGTCGAGGGCGAGGCCTTCACCGACCAGGGCTGGCGTTTCGAAGTTGTCGACATGGACAATCGCCGCATCGACAAGCTGCTGGTCAGCCGGGTCGAGGAACGCGAGGACTCGTAA
- a CDS encoding DUF3035 domain-containing protein — MRILKTAILLGSASAMLAACGGGGLFNRDRPDEFAVQRQAPLVVPPDFTLTPPEPGAPRPAEGTASEQALEALFGGPAPRSEIESTALNRAGSAAPSIRSQAGDEKTNTVAKGRVTRDIIAAPEGDGQNAQTLIPG; from the coding sequence ATGCGTATCCTGAAAACCGCGATCCTGCTCGGCTCGGCCAGCGCCATGCTCGCCGCGTGCGGCGGCGGCGGGCTGTTCAACCGCGACCGACCCGACGAATTCGCCGTGCAGCGCCAGGCGCCGCTGGTGGTGCCGCCCGATTTCACGCTCACCCCGCCCGAACCCGGCGCCCCGCGCCCGGCCGAAGGCACGGCGAGCGAACAGGCGCTCGAAGCCCTGTTCGGCGGCCCGGCCCCGCGCAGCGAGATCGAGAGCACCGCGCTAAACCGCGCCGGAAGCGCCGCGCCGAGCATCCGTTCGCAGGCGGGCGACGAAAAGACCAACACCGTCGCCAAGGGCCGCGTGACCCGCGATATCATCGCCGCTCCCGAGGGCGACGGTCAGAACGCGCAGACGTTGATTCCGGGCTGA
- the lspA gene encoding signal peptidase II encodes MSQATTRNRLIGLGIAAFIAAVDQAVKWLVVGPLELRQVRHIDLLPFFDLTYTENRGVSLGMLQATNMEMRWLLVLLTAGIALVVFVWMMRERKLADIAALALILGGAIGNIVDRWDLGYVIDYADFHIGTFRPFLIFNIADAAITIGVVIILARSLLVREKDDNSEKPRPFEAGETEQ; translated from the coding sequence GTGAGCCAGGCCACGACGCGCAACCGGCTGATCGGGCTGGGCATCGCCGCTTTCATCGCGGCGGTGGACCAGGCGGTGAAATGGCTCGTCGTCGGACCGCTTGAACTCAGGCAGGTGCGGCATATCGACCTGCTGCCGTTCTTCGACCTTACCTATACCGAGAACCGGGGCGTCTCGCTCGGCATGCTGCAGGCGACGAACATGGAGATGCGCTGGCTGCTGGTCCTGCTCACGGCGGGAATCGCGCTGGTCGTCTTCGTGTGGATGATGCGCGAAAGGAAGCTCGCCGACATCGCCGCATTGGCGCTGATCCTCGGCGGTGCGATCGGCAATATCGTCGATCGCTGGGACCTTGGCTATGTCATCGATTACGCCGACTTCCATATCGGCACCTTCCGCCCCTTCCTCATCTTCAACATCGCCGACGCCGCGATCACGATCGGCGTCGTCATAATCCTTGCCCGCAGCCTGCTGGTGCGCGAAAAGGACGACAACAGCGAGAAACCGCGCCCGTTCGAGGCGGGCGAGACGGAGCAATGA
- the ileS gene encoding isoleucine--tRNA ligase produces MSDQKRDLKDTVFLPKTDFPMKAGLPQKEPGIQARWAEIDLYAKLREARRGREKFILHDGPPYANGEMHIGHALNHILKDMVVRSQSLMGKDAPYVPGWDCHGLPIEWKVEEQYRKKKLNKDDVPRAEFRAECRAYAQHWVDVQRGQLKRLGLLGDWDNPYLTMDYEAEGTIVAELMKFAEAGNLYRGAKPVMWSPVEKTALAEAEVEYEDITSTQIDVAFEIVESPIEELIGAHAVIWTTTPWTIPVNQALAYGPDIEYFAVRGHPSGKILLIAQAGDLPDQIFMRLIGEHLPAGMSIVWAGKGSDLAGTKVRHPMHHLGGFYATPRPMLPGDFVTTDSGTGLVHMAPDHGEDDFELCKTADIHPVFAVMGDGRYRDDWPWLGAGDLDDEGEERRRAVINPKFSAPDGPICSDLRAVGALLSASADYEHSYPHSWRSKAKVIYRATAQWFVPMDTQLEGGGTLRSRALAEIERVEFTPKRGSRRIGSMVEGRPDWVLSRQRAWGVPITLFVRPDGTYLQDAQVNARVIAAIRAEGVDAWEESRKAEFLGDAHDPDEFEMVTDILDVWFDSGCTHAFVLESGKWPVLQWPANLYLEGSDQHRGWFQSSLLESCATRGRAPYDQILTHGFTMDAKGMKMSKSLGNTVNPLKLMEQYGADIIRLWALSVDFTADHRIGDEILKGVGDQYRRLRNTFRYLLGALDGWVGDFSDMGEIPELEVYVLSLLSELDDKLRAAALEYDFNAYTRLLVDFCNEDLSAFFFDIRKDTLYCDGPDSDARNAYRTVLDLLFHALVRYAAPVLVHTAEEVWLTRYPEDGEQGGSVHLLEWPSVPKVAADRDKWERLRALRERVTEAIEPLRREKTIRSSNEAAVTVPASAVPEGVSDEQLAELFISATVTRGQGDEVSVTRSSDNKCGRCWRLLPDVPEDGALCGRCESVVAQLDEAAA; encoded by the coding sequence ATGTCTGACCAAAAGCGCGACCTGAAAGACACGGTCTTCCTGCCGAAGACCGATTTTCCCATGAAAGCCGGCCTTCCGCAGAAGGAACCGGGCATCCAGGCGCGCTGGGCGGAAATCGACCTCTACGCGAAACTGCGCGAGGCGCGGCGGGGGCGCGAGAAATTCATCCTCCATGACGGCCCTCCTTACGCCAATGGCGAGATGCATATCGGGCACGCGCTGAACCATATCCTGAAGGACATGGTGGTCCGCTCGCAGAGCCTGATGGGCAAGGACGCGCCCTATGTCCCCGGTTGGGACTGCCACGGCCTGCCGATCGAATGGAAGGTCGAGGAGCAGTACCGCAAGAAGAAGCTCAACAAGGACGACGTGCCGCGCGCGGAATTCCGCGCCGAATGCCGCGCCTATGCGCAGCACTGGGTCGACGTGCAGCGCGGGCAGCTGAAGCGGCTTGGCCTCTTGGGCGACTGGGACAATCCCTACCTCACGATGGATTACGAGGCCGAAGGGACGATCGTCGCCGAGCTGATGAAGTTCGCGGAAGCCGGAAACCTCTATCGCGGCGCGAAGCCGGTGATGTGGTCGCCGGTCGAAAAGACCGCGCTGGCCGAGGCGGAGGTCGAATACGAGGACATCACGAGCACGCAGATCGACGTGGCCTTCGAGATCGTCGAGAGCCCGATCGAAGAACTGATCGGCGCGCACGCGGTTATCTGGACGACGACGCCGTGGACGATCCCGGTGAACCAGGCTTTGGCCTATGGGCCGGACATCGAATATTTTGCGGTCCGCGGGCATCCATCCGGCAAAATCCTCCTCATTGCGCAAGCCGGCGACCTCCCTGACCAGATTTTCATGCGCCTGATCGGCGAGCATTTGCCCGCTGGCATGTCGATTGTATGGGCTGGGAAAGGCTCCGACCTAGCCGGAACCAAGGTCCGCCACCCCATGCACCATCTCGGCGGGTTCTACGCCACGCCGCGCCCCATGCTCCCCGGCGATTTCGTCACCACCGATAGCGGCACCGGCCTCGTCCACATGGCGCCCGACCATGGCGAGGACGATTTTGAGCTGTGCAAGACCGCCGACATCCATCCGGTCTTCGCGGTGATGGGCGACGGGCGCTATCGCGACGACTGGCCGTGGCTTGGCGCGGGCGACCTCGATGACGAGGGCGAGGAACGCCGCCGCGCGGTCATCAATCCCAAGTTCAGCGCGCCCGACGGCCCGATCTGTTCGGACCTGCGCGCAGTGGGCGCGCTGCTTTCAGCCAGTGCCGATTACGAACACTCCTATCCCCATTCGTGGCGCTCCAAGGCCAAGGTGATCTACCGCGCCACCGCTCAATGGTTCGTGCCGATGGACACGCAATTGGAAGGCGGCGGCACGCTCCGCTCCCGCGCGCTTGCCGAGATTGAGCGGGTCGAGTTCACCCCGAAGCGCGGCAGCCGCCGGATTGGTTCGATGGTCGAAGGGCGGCCCGACTGGGTGCTCTCGCGCCAGCGCGCATGGGGCGTGCCGATCACGCTCTTCGTCCGGCCCGACGGGACCTATCTGCAGGACGCGCAAGTCAACGCCCGCGTCATCGCCGCGATCAGGGCCGAGGGCGTCGATGCGTGGGAGGAAAGCCGCAAGGCCGAATTTCTCGGGGATGCACACGATCCCGACGAATTCGAGATGGTCACCGACATTCTCGATGTCTGGTTCGATTCGGGCTGCACCCACGCCTTCGTCCTCGAAAGCGGCAAGTGGCCGGTCCTCCAATGGCCCGCGAACCTCTATCTCGAAGGGTCCGACCAGCACCGCGGCTGGTTCCAGTCGAGCCTGCTTGAAAGCTGCGCGACCCGCGGGCGCGCGCCCTACGACCAGATCCTCACCCACGGCTTCACCATGGATGCCAAGGGCATGAAGATGTCGAAGAGCCTCGGCAACACGGTCAATCCGTTGAAGCTGATGGAGCAATACGGCGCGGACATCATCCGGCTGTGGGCTCTGAGCGTCGATTTCACCGCCGATCACCGCATCGGGGATGAAATCCTCAAAGGCGTCGGCGACCAGTATCGGCGGCTTCGCAACACCTTCCGCTACCTGCTCGGCGCGCTCGACGGGTGGGTCGGCGATTTCAGCGACATGGGCGAAATCCCCGAGCTCGAGGTCTACGTGCTCTCGCTCCTGTCCGAACTCGACGACAAGCTGCGCGCCGCGGCGCTGGAATACGATTTCAACGCCTACACCCGCCTGCTGGTCGATTTCTGCAACGAGGACCTCAGCGCGTTCTTCTTCGATATCCGCAAGGACACGCTCTATTGCGACGGGCCGGACAGCGACGCGCGCAACGCCTATCGCACCGTGCTCGACCTGCTGTTCCACGCGCTGGTGCGCTATGCCGCACCGGTGCTGGTCCACACGGCGGAGGAGGTCTGGCTGACCCGCTATCCCGAAGACGGCGAACAGGGCGGAAGCGTCCACCTGCTCGAATGGCCGAGCGTGCCGAAGGTCGCGGCGGACCGCGACAAATGGGAACGCCTGCGCGCCCTTCGGGAGCGCGTGACCGAGGCGATCGAGCCATTGCGGCGTGAAAAGACGATCCGTTCCTCGAACGAGGCCGCGGTCACCGTCCCCGCTTCGGCCGTGCCCGAAGGCGTCAGCGACGAACAGCTCGCCGAACTGTTCATCAGCGCGACAGTGACCCGCGGGCAGGGCGACGAGGTGAGTGTGACCCGTTCCAGCGACAACAAGTGCGGCCGATGCTGGCGCCTGCTGCCCGACGTGCCCGAGGACGGCGCGCTGTGCGGACGGTGCGAAAGCGTGGTCGCACAGCTCGACGAGGCGGCGGCGTGA
- a CDS encoding glycerophosphodiester phosphodiesterase family protein — translation MKRPLLWGGFAIALLFLGLTILNASWLAPYPAGAPKQVAQGALSPLSVAQPGEECASARIEPPYHRHLANTKESVLRAAKMGAWLVEVDARLAAGGEVVLFSDARLDCLTDGRGPVREASLARLRALDAGHGYSADGESYPFRGRGAKIETLSEVARAMPRRGRLVVHLASDNPALVEGVAAAYRRSGRDPVQAQDAFYGPAEAIAAIRKRYPDVWAFNPDAARQCTADYVAQGWSGFLPESCKGRTMLIALDEQALLWGWPNRLIARMGASGGRIVIEGPQASAAGPIAGVTLPEQLTEIPASFNGYIWSGDAFTTLPALITRFDDRTQEEIDASQAALERRRAVQ, via the coding sequence ATGAAGCGCCCCTTGCTGTGGGGAGGTTTCGCGATTGCGCTCCTGTTCCTCGGCCTCACCATCCTCAATGCAAGCTGGCTCGCGCCCTATCCGGCGGGCGCGCCGAAACAGGTCGCGCAAGGCGCGCTTTCGCCGCTCAGCGTGGCGCAGCCTGGCGAGGAATGTGCCTCTGCGCGGATCGAGCCGCCCTATCACCGCCACCTCGCCAACACGAAGGAAAGCGTGCTGCGCGCGGCGAAGATGGGCGCGTGGCTGGTCGAGGTCGATGCGCGGCTGGCGGCCGGGGGCGAGGTCGTGCTCTTTTCCGATGCGCGGCTCGATTGCCTGACCGACGGGCGCGGGCCGGTGCGCGAGGCGTCGCTGGCCCGATTGCGCGCGCTCGATGCGGGGCACGGCTACAGCGCGGACGGCGAGAGCTACCCCTTTCGCGGACGCGGGGCGAAGATCGAGACGCTGAGCGAAGTCGCGCGCGCCATGCCTCGGCGGGGGCGGCTGGTGGTGCATCTGGCGAGCGACAATCCCGCGCTGGTCGAAGGCGTCGCCGCCGCCTATCGCAGGTCCGGGCGCGATCCGGTGCAAGCGCAGGATGCGTTCTACGGCCCGGCCGAGGCCATCGCCGCGATCCGCAAGCGCTATCCTGATGTCTGGGCCTTCAACCCCGATGCGGCGAGGCAATGCACGGCCGATTATGTCGCGCAAGGTTGGTCGGGCTTCCTTCCCGAAAGCTGCAAGGGCCGCACCATGCTGATCGCGCTCGACGAACAGGCGCTGCTGTGGGGCTGGCCCAATCGCCTGATCGCCCGCATGGGCGCATCGGGCGGGCGGATCGTGATCGAGGGACCGCAAGCCAGCGCGGCGGGTCCGATCGCGGGCGTGACCCTGCCCGAACAGCTCACCGAAATCCCTGCGAGCTTCAACGGCTATATCTGGTCGGGCGACGCCTTCACGACGCTCCCGGCGCTCATCACCCGCTTCGATGATCGCACGCAGGAAGAGATCGACGCATCGCAAGCCGCGCTCGAACGCCGCCGCGCCGTTCAATGA